In the Malania oleifera isolate guangnan ecotype guangnan chromosome 1, ASM2987363v1, whole genome shotgun sequence genome, one interval contains:
- the LOC131152431 gene encoding uncharacterized protein LOC131152431, with product MKNEEQVPKACVCIQCKNFIVAATFVTEAGDQEFASFTKAGHPVTITRADFCGHLHSSQIYTLAGAKLSVAASLGHIVIVRSAGTATTSFVGQRQVVTMPDSCSKKILPYKEKGFKKSFRLLTLLGVAKWVHGPGLGGS from the exons ATGAAGAATGAAGAACAGGTTCCAAAAGCGTGTGTGTGTATACAGTGCAAGAACTTTATCGTAGCAGCAACTTTTGTCACTGAAGCAGGAGATCAAGAATTTGCATCCTTCACTAAAGCAGGCCATCCTGTCACCATCACCAGAGCAGATTTCTGTGGGCATCTTCACTCTTCACAGATCTACACACTTGCTGGGGCAAAACTCTCTGTTGCTGCCAGTTTAGGCCACATTGTCATAGTCAGAAGTGCAG GTACAGCAACCACCTCTTTTGTTGGACAAAGACAAGTTGTCACAATGCCCGACTCTTGCTCAAAGAAGATTCTCCCATACAAAGAAAAGGGGTTCAAGAAAAGTTTCAGACTACTCACTTtgctaggggtggcaaaatgggttcatggaccgggtttgggcgggtcttAA